One Rhinoraja longicauda isolate Sanriku21f chromosome 19, sRhiLon1.1, whole genome shotgun sequence genomic window, TCAGCACAAAGGTGTGTTGACAGTCGTGACTGTCAAGCTATTTCAGGTGTCGCTGCTGCCTTATCATACTTGAGGTCGATAATGTCTTCAAGTCTAACACCTTTACTAGCAACAGTGCATCACTATTTTCCCATCTTACCTTTCCTCTTTTTTCTCCACCAAACAATTACTGCCAAGACAATAGCCAGCGATATCAGCACACACACGGCAATAAGGCCTATGTGCCTGTCTTTCCTCCCATTTCCTTCTGAAAAATAAAAAACGCGTAATTTTACAAATCAATTGTTAAGCTGTGTAGATTGGCACTGTCGGAAGACTTCAggatgaagagggtctcgacccaaaatgccacctattccttttctccagagatgctacctgactcgctgagttgctccagcattttgtgtctatctatggagaTTTTTAAGGTATATAAGATGATATGTTGTTTTGAATCATGCAGTTCCACACCATGGCAAAGGGCCAACATCTGTTCCGTACAACTCTGTGATCTATGGCACCTTCATAGCCACAACTTAATTCAAGAAAGAAGGTGAATTGAAAGCAGAATGCTTTAACCCTATATAATCTAACACTTCttttggggaaaatgctggattaTTTTAAGTAATGGCAGAACATTTAATTAATAACAAAACAATAAAGTGCATTAACAGGGTATTAACACGAAAATTGaagaaagaaggaattgcagatactgattttcacaaaagctttagtttagtttagtatattgtcacatgaactgaggcgcagtgaaaagcttttgttacgtgctaaccagtcagtggaaagaatgtacatgatagatacaaaatgctggagtaactcagcgggacaggcagcatctctggcagacaTCGACTCAGTCAGAAGgatcatgacccaaaacatcacctattccttttctccagagatgctgcctgaccagctgagttattccagcattttgtgtccatcttcgctgtaaaccagcatctgcagttccttcttacacatggacaggcgacatttcggtttgggacccttccacAAAACTTTGTTTGAGAAATTGAATAGAATTCTTTGAAAATACAACAGAGTTGATAAAGAGGAACCCGTACATAGTGTATAATTGAGCAGCAGTAGCTTGCAGGTGTGAAAAGCCTAACATTGAAagacagaatgctggaaatattcagcagaataGGTAGCACAACAGGGCTGAGAAACAAAAGAAATACAATATATCTGGATTTCCATCAGGTATCTGATCATGTGATGTAAAGGCACATGGCTTATGACATTGGGGGTAATATTTAGCATGAATGGCAAAACAATTTAGAGCAAGTAGACAGTTGTCTTAAAGGAGCGTTCAGGTTGAGAAACTGCAACCAATGGGCGTCACTGGGATCAGTGCAAGAAAGTCAACTACTTATAGTTGGTATTCAGAGCAGATGAAGGGCGTGCTGGCACTGTGGCCTAGATTGCTGATGATACATAGACAGGTTGGAAATTAAGTTCTGGAGTATGGCAACCGTCTTTAGAGTGAAACATCACATTCCTTAGTTGTGCATTGTTCGCGGGAGGAAACGTATTCAACAGTGAGCATTTGTGTCGGTCAGTGCAGAATAGCTGGAATCAAACTAGTATAATCACTGTTGGTCAGGCAGACCTATCTGGTGGGCAGGTATGATCAGTAGATTTTGATGTACGGGCATTTGACGATACTGGTTAGGTCAAGTGGAGATGGTAATAATTTTCTTTGCAGAAGATGTAACTTGCGTCACAGAACTTACttcattgtgtttagttttattattgccaGAGTTCAAGATATAGTGCAAATgtttcttttgcatgctatccaaatggatcagataatactatacataaataaactcaaatacaatagagagagcaaagaggatacagagtacagaatagagttcccagcattgtaacgcatcagTCCCATAGTTCATGTTCAATGTGCACAATGAGGTTGAGGTGCATCGTACATTACACCAATTTTATGGAAGACCACTTCCAAAGCCTGATTACAGATGGAAAGGGGGCGTTCCTGAGTCGGGTAGTGCACATTTTCAACTTTCTGTACCtagtgcctgatgggagaaggaaggaggaggaatggccagggtgggataAGTCTCATTTTCCAAGGCAACCTGGTGTATATTGAGTCaatagtgggaagtctggtctgtttgatgatcTTTAACTCTTTGtattttcttgcagtcttgggcagagcagttcccaaatcaagttgtgatgcaacccaacaacaTGCTTTCTCCAGCGGCATCTATAGATGTTTGCAAGAGTCACCAGAGACATGATGAatatcctcagtctcctgaggaagtagaggtgtcagTGTGCCTGCTTGGTGATGTGGTCAGTCCATGACAGAATATTGGATAGATCCATGCCATGGAACACgaagctctcaatcatttccacTTCGCACCATTGATtcggattggggcatgtactcccccAGTGCCTTGCTGTTAttcattttttatttaaaaacacTTTTCATTGATTTCAGTTCCACCACTGAGAATCTCAAATGCTCCTTCCTTGTATATTAGCTATTTAGTTACTTTTGAGATATTTTCCGTTGAGAAAGTCTTCCGCTCATTGTGGAGAGTGGGTGCTGATTACACGATGGCTTCGAGCAACACCACTAAACAAAGAAAGTTTAAGCATCTTGGAATATGGGATGCAGTCACAATGATTAAAATGGAAACGACAGAAGATAATGATAAACTGTTTCATTAATACTTCAGTTTCTTCTATCTATGAAAGAATTTTTAACGTCCTTACCCCAGATGATGGTCTTCCCACCGGGCAGGCTGCTGTGATCGACATGACAGGAATACTGTTTCCCATCATATGGATCATACTCAAGGACAGACCTTAGATGATATGTTCCATTGCTGTTGGGTACGACCCCAGAAGATTTGGTCTCAGAGACATGTTGACCATTCTGCAACCAGCTCACATTGATGGCTGGTGGGTAAAATCCAAACACAGTGCAGTACAGGACTGAATGATCATCAgggcgggcagtgagagagaCCTCAGGGGAGACTACAAGACAATAAGTTGGTTATTTGCACCTTCAGTAAAACTTGCAGTCACCCACCACAAAATATTCTTCAGCCCTCTGCAAACACCAAGCTACTGTCTACATCCGCCCCGTTTTGCCTCTTTCGTCACCATTACCCAACCACGAGGTTGCAAAGAGATGGTACTGTTAAGACAGTACACAAGAAAGTTTGAAATCACATACCATTAGATtcaagaacaggttcttccccactgttataggACTACTGAATTATTCCCATGTAAGATAAGGTGTTGTCCTGATCTACCAAGTAACATTTGTGATCCATGCACAATTTTTGATCTGCaccttctctgtaactgtaatgctattagttccgtttagttgattgtcatatgtacctaggtagagtgcaaagcttctgttgcatgctaaccagtcagcagagagacaatatatgattacaatcaatccatttacagtctaccgatacataagggaataacatttagtgcaaggtaaagccagcatagtcagatcatggatagtccgagggccatcactaaagtagatagtggttcagcactgctctctggttatggtaggatgattcagttgcctgataacagctggaaagaaactgtccctgaatctggtgatgtgcgtttcacacttctatacatttgcctgatgggagaggagataagagggagtggccagggtgtgacttgtccttgattatgctgcaggccttgttgaggcagcataAGGTactgtataaatggagtcaatagaagggaagttggtttgtgtgataatctgggctgcgcccacaattcgctgtaatttcttggatggagctgtttccaaaccaaactgtaatgcatcctgataaaatgctttctatggtgcatctgtagaagttggtgagactaCAATATATTGTaactgtatattctgcactctgaatatttttctctttgcactgttctatttgtggatggcttgattgttgtTACGTGTAGTATGATCTGTCTGGATAACACAGACAAACTTTAGACTTTAtctcagttcacgtgacaataataaaccagcaaATCTTTTCACTATAATTGACAATGTTAAATAATTGACAAGTTACAAAATAAAGGCCAATTGGGGAGTGGAAACGCTTAAAATTGGCAGTATTTTCACTCGTCTTCAACAGGGGACACAAGTTACGAGATAAAAGAGACCAGTCATTTGTTTAGAAATCTCTTTTTGCAGAGAGTGGTCATCCTCTGGCAATCTCTACCTTAGAGATTTGTGAAAGCAGGATCATTGGAAGTATTTAATGTGGTGGTAGTGAAAGATTGGGGTATTGAGAGCAATGAGGAATTGACACTGAACAGGAGTAGAGGCCCGAAGAACATCagacatggtcatattgaatggtgggcagGTTTGAGGACCAAATGGCTTACTTGGGAAGTTGATAACTGAGGagaaactggcttctgtaaattgtctctagcttGCGGGACAGAACTAATGAACGGGCGATTGTTAgtctgtgcggactcagtggcccaaaggtcctgtttccatactctatcaCGAAAATACAccaaaactaatctccactgcctgcatgtgatccatatccttgtaTTTCCTGCATCTCCATCAGCCTGTCCAAAACCTTCTTCAGCGCCATTACCATGTCCGCCTCTACCACCACTCCTGGTCGTGCATTCTAGgtctctctgtgcaaaaaaacactTGATCTGCACATCTCATTTACATTTTGCCCTCTGAAGCTGAACACTGTGCTCTATAGAGATGTGTGATATAGAACCGATTAGGGGCTGCCAACTGTGGTCAAGAAAAGCCATGGTTAAGTAATATGAAAGACATCAATTACACTTTCTCCCTGTCAAACAGGGGTGTaacgctgaggctctgtaaggcgctggtcaggctgcatttggaatattgcgagcaatttcgggcaccgtatctgaggaaggatgtgttggttctggagagggtccagaggagatttacaagaatgatcccagaaataaacgggttaacatacgatgagcgtttgatggcactgggcctgcattcgttggagtttagaagaataagggagaacctcattgaaacataccaaatagtgaaatacatggatagaatggatgtggagaggatgtgtccactggtgggagagtctacaactagaggtcatagtctcaataTTAAAAgacattcatttaggaaggaaatgaggaggaatgtattttgtcagagggtggtgaatcttggaattatttgccacagaatgctgtggaggccatcaatggatatttttgaggcatagatagatagactcttgattagtatgtgtgtcaggggttatggggagaaggctggagactggggttaggagcgagagatagatcagccatgattgaatggcagagtagacttgatgggctgaatgttctaattctgctcctatcactaatgacctgatGACTCAGTTGGcttcctccatgtgctccagttttgtctcacataccaaagacatgccaGTGAGTTAGTTGGACGTTTCAAATTATCCATACTGCAGCTGATTGAAAGGAGAATCAGAGGGAGCTGAGTGCAAGTTGTGAGAGAGCGGTGGAACAGTTTGGTGACATTGCATTGAAAACTAGCttcgactcaatgggccaaacgaCCTTTCCCTCTGTCATTATTGGGTCAGAGATAATATTACTCATTGCCTCAGAGTGAAATATTGCTCATTGCCTACCATCACAAAACAACACTCTTTGTTGCGAACTCACCTTTTCTGGTCAGGTATGTTTTTCCAATTGCATAGTATGTTTTCCATAAATCCACACAGTCATTTTCTAACAAGCTCTTGAAATAATGGTTCATTTTTTCATTCTTGTCCCATTTCTCTTTGAAGGACTCAGCCACTGGATCATGCACTGTCCACTTTAGTTTGTCCTTGTCAAAACTAAATGCATATCTTCCGTCATAAGCCAACTTCAATATCCCTACATTGGGACTGCGATCGTTCACCTCACAACCAAACTGCCCTTGAACATAGTGAtaatctgaaagaaaaacaaaataatgatttGATTAATTGTTATGACTCGGGTAATTTCTGAGCACCTGGGTCCAAGTAATTTATATATGTCGCAAGTAACAAAGGTCACAGcatagatccctgcagaactctactGGTCACTGAACTACAGCCTGAATATTTGTCCTTCCGCTACACTCCTctatcctggggatttatccaccttaatgctcttcaagttaCCCCAACACCTCCTCTTGCTTAACTTCATAGTGCCCCTGCatgttagtattctccacactgatctctctATTCTCCATGTCTTTCGTGGTGAAACCAAATGCAAAGTATTTGTTTTGTACCTCGCCTACATCCACAAACTCCAAGCACATAATCCATTCTATATCCTTGAGCAATCCCACCTTCTCCCTCGTGTTTTAAATATAGATAGAAAAAGATGTGGGACTTACTGCAATCCGACTCGCCAAAGCCACTTTGTGGTCTCTATTGGCCCCTGTAGTtttaagctttagagatacagcgcagaaacatgcccttcagccaacactagggaccatttacatttataccaagccaatttacctacatacctgtatgtctttggagtgtgggaggaaaccgaagatctcggagaaaccccccacggtcacggggagaacgtacaaactccgtacaggcagcacccgtagtcaggatcgaagccaggtctccgatgctgcatgcactgtaaggcagcaactctaccgctgccccactgtgcctccCTCTACTCACCCACTTGAGTTATTCCCTCCTTTCTTTACATTCCTCAAAGCTCATGTCTGATTTCATCCTCCTGAACCTTGCATgcactttctttttttctttttgactaaagttACAACCGTTTTGGTTATGCAAGCTTCCCTTCCTTTGCCATCCTCCACCTTCATCCTCACTTGAACTGGTGATTAAATAACTCATACATAAATCATAGGAgtcactgtatgtctttggagtatgggaggaaaccaaagatcgctggtcagcgcggattcatctctaaactaaactaaaaaacgtcAATATAACCCTAGGATTTTGGAAGAGAAACACAGTCAAGCTGTAGGTGCTGGAGTGGGCCAGCTGCTGCTGGGGGTCCTAATGTTGGCATTACCGTTTGCAAGTCATGATTTGTTATACTGGCACATTGCACATCGCTCAGCTACCTGTTGAGCATGTTTCCGAAAACCTCATACCCACCAGGTTGTTTGGAATTGGGCAGCCATTtgctggaggaggaggggtggggtgcgGGGGTTGAGATGACCCCATGAGTGGATTTGTTGGGTAAGGAATGACATTGATGCTTGTGGTGAGACTGGCTTgaccatgtctctgtgtctccagaTACAATCCCTACACATCTTAATGCCTGACTTAATCCATGTTCAGAGCTCCTCTTTTGGCCAATTTGCTTCACATTCTTTGTTGGTCCCATTCCGAATTACTTGTACTCGGGGTGCACGCGTAGCTCAGTTTTGATGCTGGTACATTTTGTTGACGTTTCCTTAGCCACCTTGGTGATTCATTCCCTCTGTCATTGAAAttcattgttttgcatacccaagagtcccagtcctctggcttcccactcttctttgctttgttgtacttcttctcttttatttttatgctgtccttgacttcccttgtcagccatgggcgcctcttactccccttagaatggagctgctcagcgggtcaggcagcatctgtggagaacgtcactgggggagcagtgagagagggtcttgcAGTTCTCCGCGTTGGGTAGAGGAGGAGaatctcttcaaagtaggcatcgcCCACAAGGAGATATCACCGTGGAGCaagtcaaacaggaaattagaaatgcgtgcaaccaaacaggaaattagaaatgggtgcaacaaacaggaaattagaaatgcgtgcaacaaaggtaaaacagttataatgggtgacttcaatctacatatagattgggtgaatcaaactggcaggggtgctgaggaagaggatttcttggaatgtatgcgggatagttttctaaaccaacatgtagaggagttttctaaaccaaagacgtacaggtatgtaggttaattgagtgggtaaaatgtaaaaattctccctagtgcgtgtaggatagtggtaatgtgcggggatcgctgggcggtgcggacttggtgggccgaaaagacctgtttccgcgctgtatctgaaatatgaaataataataatatgaaaatatGTCCAATGGCAAATATTATGAATGGACAAGAGTGGTGCAGATAGATTTGGACAGCCTATTTTACAATTGCTGCTCAagataatttagagatgcagcgcgaaaacaggtccttcagtccacagagtccccaccgaccagtgatccccaccgaccagtgatccccaccgaCTAGGacactagcactagcctacacactagggacaaattataatctttaccaaagttaattaacttacaaacctgtatgcctttggagtgtgtgaggaaaccggagcacccggggaaaacccacacaggtcacggggagaacgtacaaactctgcacagacagcacctgaggccaggatcaaccccaggtctctggcactgtgaggcagcaactctaccgcggcgccaccatGCCCTTTAGGTTATCCTTTAAATATATCACACAACTTTTCTTTCAAATTCAGTCAATAAAAGTGAAGAGAATTGGTGAGGTATGCAAGGGATTTTAACAATAAGCCACCAACATTTCAATGAtttgtaaaatgctggaaacacagcagGTTCAACAGAATCGACggtaagagaaacagaattaatgcttCAGAATTGTGAAAATGTGTAAGTAGCATACAGGAGTGGGAGGTATGGTTGGGAATATCCCTGATAGGGTGTATCCCTCATAGGGTAATGTCATGTTGCTATGGTGATAAGCTGACGATTAAGCCATCAGCCAATGGTATTTTtggattttatttcacatttccagggtCTGCAGTTCTTAGATTAGAgactcagcatggaaacgggccattcggcccaccaagtccatgccgaccatcaatcatccattcacacgagttttatgttatcccaaaaTAGActccaaatgttggagtaactcagtggaacaggtagaatctctggatagagcgaatgtgtgacgtttccagttgagacccttcctcagacaggggagacactctgtctgaagaagagtctcgacccaaaaagtcatccattccttctaaccagagacgctgcctgttccaccgagttactccagctctttgtgcctatattcgctataaaccagcatctgcagttccttcctacacatctatgttatcccactttctcacccattctCAGCACAACAAGAGTAACTTAcacagcccaattaacctacaaaccctcacgttttCAAGATATGGGATGAAAGAAACCGGAACTCCTGGAGGAAAtatgtgtggtcacagggagacgtgTAAACTCGctcgagttcaggatcaaacctggcacAGTGAGAAATTTACTGAGATTTTACtgaaattttagattttttaaatttacattgaTCACAATCCAAATGTATTCAAATGAAAGGACTAACTTGCTGTTTCGTTTTCCCTCCGCATCCATTCATCGACTTGCCCTTTGATGATTCCATGGAAACCATTTTCAGAGACTGTATTTCTCACCCAGTAGCTCCTGTCAAATGCAGCCGCCATCCATTTCTGTCTTGGAATTGTAATAACCATGTTTTTGTCATAATACTGTATCTCACAACCGTCCAGAACTCCCACGGCACTGTATTCTGGTAGATGAGTACTCCCGTGGTTCAGGGTGTAGTAATAGATCAGAGTGTGAGGCCCTAGACATGAATCAAATAATACAATATTGTCAAATAATAGAAATTTCTATGGCCAAGAAAGGTTGGGAGAGAAATCTGCAAAACACCAACCAGACTCactctgcactaaacattatacacttaacctgtatctgtacattgtgaacggcttcattgtgatcatgtataggcttttcgctgtctggatagcacacaggaaacattttcactgtataacagtacacgtgacattaataataaattaaactaagctaaaatgtaGATAGGTGGGTCAAGGGTgggtggggcattttggtcgcatagataagctgggctgaagggcctgtttctatggtgtATGATTCTAAATGTCAAGTTTacttcaattagtttagtttagttttagcacACCGGGTGGTGCcatcagcagtggctgcctctcagtctgtcggtcctttcttattttttgttatttttagtttgtgttaaaagtgtgtttttagtgttccttggtttggtttatatggggggtgggggtcgggaaaCCTGTATTCAATCTCTTGGAATACGATTTTTtctgtatcatatctccgtctgcactacggcctaacatcttggagttggtggcctttcctggagaccagcgGGCGTTcgaagccgcgggagtctgcgtcACTTTGCCATCGCAGAGCCTGCAAtctctttgccggggatcgaagctccaactttAACTTTGCGAAGCCCgctgtctctggtaagaagaggctgattcaggagctccatgccgcggagagtttcatcCACTgcgacacgggagcttcaatcaccccgacgcaggagcttcaatCGTCAGCTGCAAGGCAttgatcaccccgactgcagatcgttcgactgccccgaccgcaggggaacaaagaggaagaagtttgcacaatattgccttccatcacagtgaggaatgtgcaatcctctgtggtggatgtttatgttaaactttAAGTGGTTGTGTGTCTCGTTGCTTTTCACTTCGTATGGCTGTCTGGTAAATCAAAttccactgtatcttaattggtacatgtgacaataaattgaccttgtaACCTTGGGTTtgaaccaccaggtggcgccagcaatggcttcttcaccaacagtctgtctgtccttttcttctttgtCCCTGCTtagtttgtgttaaatgtatgttttttagtgttcttttgcttgtttaatgtggggggtgagggggggggggggggaggggagtttggggaagctttttcaattttcttacctcgacggagatgcaattttttttctgcatcatatcaccgtccgcactgcggcctaacattgaggagttggcggcctttgctggagatcggcCGGGAGCTCCATCGTGGGAGCCCgtggaccagttagtctgacatcagtggtggggaagatgctggagtcaattataaaagacgaaattgctgagcatttggatagcggtaacaggatcattccgagtcagcatggatttacgaatgggaaatcatgcttgacaaatctactggaattttttgaggatgtaactaggaaaattgacaggggagagtcagtggatgtggtgtacctcgactttcagaaagccttcgacaaggtcccacataggaaattagtgggcaaaattagagcacatggtattgggggtagggtactgacatggatagaaaattggttgacagacagaaagcaaagtgtggggataaatgggtccctttcggaatggcaggcagtgaccagtggggtaccgcaaggttcggtgctgggaccccagctatttacgatatacattaatgacttagatgaagggattaaaagtaccattagcaaatttgcagatgatactaagctggggggtagtgtgaattgtgaggaagatgcaataaggctgcagggtgacttggaccggttgtgtgagtgggcggatacatggcagatgcagtttaatgtagataagtgtgaggttattcactttggaagtaagaatagaaaggcagattattatctgaatggtgtcaagttaggaagaggggatgttcaacgagatctgggtgtcctagtgcatcagtcactgaaaggaagcatgcaggtacagcaggcagtgaagaaagccaatggaatgttggccttcgtaacaagaggagttgagtataggagcaaagaggtccttctacagttgtaccgggccctggttagaccgcacctggagtactgtgtgcagttttggtctccaaatttgaggaaggatattcttgctattgagggcgtgcagcgtaggttcactatgttgattcccggaatggcgggactgtcgtatgttgaaaggctggagcaattaggcttgtatacactggaatttagaaggatgaggggggatcttattgaaacgtataagataattaggggattggacccattagaggcaggaaacatgttcccaatgttgggggagtccagaacaaggggccacagtttaagaataaggggtgggccatttagaacggagttgaggaagaactttttcagtcagagggtggtgaaggtgtggaattctctgcctcagaaggcagtggaggccagttcgttggatgctttcaagaga contains:
- the LOC144602760 gene encoding class I histocompatibility antigen, F10 alpha chain-like; translation: MVLFLLLSFFRVQGALAGPHTLIYYYTLNHGSTHLPEYSAVGVLDGCEIQYYDKNMVITIPRQKWMAAAFDRSYWVRNTVSENGFHGIIKGQVDEWMRRENETANYHYVQGQFGCEVNDRSPNVGILKLAYDGRYAFSFDKDKLKWTVHDPVAESFKEKWDKNEKMNHYFKSLLENDCVDLWKTYYAIGKTYLTRKVSPEVSLTARPDDHSVLYCTVFGFYPPAINVSWLQNGQHVSETKSSGVVPNSNGTYHLRSVLEYDPYDGKQYSCHVDHSSLPGGKTIIWEGNGRKDRHIGLIAVCVLISLAIVLAVIVWWRKKRKDYQTIQPNRNRRC